In Castanea sativa cultivar Marrone di Chiusa Pesio chromosome 6, ASM4071231v1, a single window of DNA contains:
- the LOC142641357 gene encoding putative E3 ubiquitin-protein ligase RHC2A, translating to METTASYWCYRCSRFVRVSGQDASVTCPECETGFVEAMEEEPPRTVHVDSRRRRIPAAAMYMIGTPHPHHHHHHHHHGSNNSSQSNSSGPTLRRLRRTGPDRSPFNPVIVLRGGPSDGREARGFELFYDDGSGSGLRPLPTSMSDFLLGSGFDRLLEQLSQIELNGVVARYENPPASKSAIESMPTIEIDETQVESHCAVCKEQFEFGSEAREMPCKHIYHSDCILPWLLIRNSCPVCRHELPTDTETVAAAAPVESTTTAAAAQNGSENVGLTIWRLPGGGFAVGRFSGPRGRIEERELPVVYTEMDGGFNNGAAVRRIAWSMRAGGGGGGGVGGGGGGRENGGFGRTVRNLLSCFRGSNSNSGSGSGSNSDARTTRRRRSVSAGRSRRRRTWSMDASNGAREW from the coding sequence atggAAACAACGGCATCGTATTGGTGTTACCGGTGCAGCCGGTTCGTTAGAGTTTCGGGTCAGGATGCTTCGGTAACGTGCCCCGAGTGCGAAACCGGGTTTGTGGAGGCAATGGAAGAGGAGCCGCCCCGGACTGTCCACGTGGACTCCAGGCGTAGGAGAATCCCTGCGGCCGCGATGTACATGATCGGCACCCCAcacccccaccaccaccaccatcaccatcaccacgGCAGCAACAATAGCAGCCAAAGCAACAGCTCTGGCCCGACGCTCCGCCGGCTGAGGAGAACCGGGCCGGACCGGTCTCCTTTCAACCCGGTTATCGTTCTCCGCGGCGGGCCCTCTGATGGCAGAGAGGCGCGTGGGTTCGAGCTGTTTTACGACGACGGAAGCGGGTCGGGTCTTAGGCCGTTGCCGACGAGCATGTCGGATTTTCTGTTGGGGTCCGGGTTCGATCGGCTTTTGGAGCAACTGTCGCAGATCGAATTGAACGGCGTCGTCGCGAGGTACGAGAACCCGCCGGCTTCGAAGTCGGCGATCGAGTCGATGCCCACGATCGAAATCGACGAGACCCAGGTAGAGTCTCACTGCGCTGTTTGTAAAGAGCAATTCGAATTCGGATCCGAAGCTCGAGAAATGCCGTGTAAGCATATATACCACTCTGATTGTATACTCCCTTGGCTTTTGATTCGGAATTCTTGCCCAGTTTGTCGCCACGAGCTTCCCACTGATACCGAAACCGTAGCGGCGGCTGCGCCGGTGGAGTCTACGACGACGGCGGCGGCGGCTCAGAATGGGTCTGAGAATGTTGGGTTGACGATTTGGAGGCTTCCCGGAGGTGGGTTTGCGGTGGGGAGGTTTTCTGGGCCGAGAGGGAGAATTGAGGAGCGAGAGCTTCCGGTGGTGTATACGGAAATGGATGGTGGGTTTAACAATGGCGCTGCGGTGAGGCGGATTGCGTGGTCGATGAGAGcgggtggaggaggaggaggaggagtaggaggaggaggaggagggcgAGAGAATGGTGGGTTTGGCCGTACGGTCAGGAATTTGTTGTCCTGTTTTCGGGGCTCGAATTCGAATTCGGGTTCAGGTTCGGGGTCTAATTCAGATGCCAGAACGACAAGGAGGAGGAGATCAGTATCGGCCGGGAGGTCGAGGAGGCGGAGGACTTGGTCTATGGATGCTAGTAATGGAGCTAGAGAATGGTGA